Genomic window (Trueperaceae bacterium):
GTCGTCCGGGTCCTTCTCGATCATCTTCATCACCAGGTCGTCGAGCACCTTGGGTACCCGCAGGTTGAGCTGGCGGGGCGGCGGCGGACTCTGGAAGATCTGCTGGTGGACTATCGCCTCGTAGCCGCCCTTGAAGGCGGTCTGCCCGGTGAGCATCTCGTAGAACACCAGCCCCAGGCTGTAGATGTCGCTGCGGTGGTCGATCTTGAGGCCGCGCGCCTGCTCGGGCGACATGTAGACGGGTGTGCCGATCCGTGCACCGGTCATGGTGAGGCGCGAGAGCACTTTGCCGCCGGCGATGCCGAAGTCCATCAGCTTCACCGCATCGGGCGCCAACCTCGGCTCTTCGCCGTCGCGGATGCCGCCTTCGAGGATCATGATGTTGGCCGGCTTGATGTCGCGGTGGATGATGCCGGCAGAGTGGATGTGCTGCAGGGCGCTGGCAACCAGCGCCATGACGTCGACCGAGAGTTCAGCGTCGAGCTCCTGTGTCTCGATATAGCTCTCCAGCGACCGCCCCTTCACGAACTCCATGACCATGTAGTGCTTTATCCCCAGGCTGCCGTGCTCGAAGGTGCGGACGATGTTGACGTGGTTCAGCCTCTGGGCGACCTCGGCCTCCCGGTGGAAGCGGCGGATGAACTTGGCATCGGCGACGTACTGCTCCATCGGGATCTTGAGCGCGACGATCTGGCCACCGTTGAGCTTCCGGGCCCGGTAGACGCTCGCCATACCGCCCGAGCCCACCTTCTCGAGGATCTCGTAGCCCGGTACCTCCATCGGATCGAAGCCGGGAGAACCGCGGTGCGAGCGCTTGCCCTTCGATCGTGCCGCGTCCTTCCGCTTGCGGGGCGCGACCCTTGGCTTGCGGGCGGTGCCCTGGTTGCCGGTAACGAGAAGTCCCAGCGCCAGCGCGAAGAGCGCTACCGGCGCCAGGGCACGGTCGGCTCCGCTCACTGCCAGCAGTCCGGCGACCAACAGGGCGCCCAGAGCGACGATGGTGATCTTCACCCAGGAGGCCGCGTGTAGCAGCCAGAGGACCAACAGGAGAGTGATCACCAGCAACACCCAGAGCATCAGGGAACCTCGGCGATCACGAGGGTGATGTTGTCGGGTCCGCCCCGCTGATTGGCGAGGCCGATGAGGTACTCGACGCTCGACTGGCGGTTGCTCGTGCGGCCGATCTCGGCCAGGATCTCCTGGGGCTGCACCTGGCCGTGGAGCCCGTCGCTGCAGAGGGCCAGGACGTCGCCGCTACGGACTCCGAACGGGATGATGTCCGGTTCGACCTCGGGCCGGGTGCCCAAGGCGCGGGTGATGAGGTTGCGCCACTCGTGCGTCCGGGCCTCGGCGTCGGTGAGCAAACCGCGCTTGCGCTGCTCCTCGACCCAGGAGTGATCGACGGTGAGCTGATGGATGCGGCCGTCTCGCACCAGGTAAGCGCGCGAGTCGCCTACATGGCCAACCACGGCGTTGCCGTCGTGTACGGCCGCCAGGGTGAGGGTGGTTCCCATCCCCTTGCGGCCGCTCTCCCTGGTCGCTTCGTTGTAGACCTTGCGGTTGGCGAGCCGGATCGCTTTCTCGGTGAGGCGCTCGATGCTGACCATCGGCTTGCCCATCTCGAGCTCGCTCACGTAGCGACTGAACGATTCGTCGAGCACTTCCATCGCGAGTTTCGAGGCTACCTCGCCGGCCGCCGCGCCACCCATGCCATCGGCAACCGCAAGCAGAGTCAAGGGCCCACCGCGGAGCGAGAACTGCAGCACGCGGTGGTAATCCTCATTCAGCGGTCTGACGCGGCCCACATCGGAGCCGTGGCCTACGTTCTGACCCAGGCGCACGCGGTGAGTCTATCCCTTGCGAGCGGCGTGTCTTGACGAACTATCCCACACGCCCGCGGCCTCAGTTTCCCTTGGCTCTCGGCCTTCTGACGGTTTCGAGGTAAGGGAAACGCTCGAGCAGATTCCGGTAGTCGTCGAAGAGCCTGAGCGCTTCCCCCCTGTCGCCCGGCAGCTCCTTTATCCGCAGATAGGCGAGGTGCCCGCCGGTGAACTCGAAGGTCGGGGTGCCGAAGACGTCGAGGGCGACAGCCCGGTAGTGCTCGTGCGCCAACTGCGTGCGGCACTCGGGATCGGCCAGATCGCTCTCGAAGCAGGCCATGTGCACGCCCACCTGCTCTGCGACCGAGAAGATCGTCTGCTGGTCGAACGGCCGGTGATCGCGGTGGCGGGCCCGAAGCAGCGCCAATAGGAAAGCGCCGTGCTTCTCGGCTCCCTGCCGGCGCACGGCGCATGACGCGAGGAAAGGCAACAGGCCGTTACAGCCGTACTCGTCCTGCGGATCGAGGCGTTCGTTCCAGAGTTGCCAACCGTTCCCCTGGAGACGCGCCTGCATCAGGCTGAAGTGTTGCCACTCGAACTCGATCTCCCGCTCGGTGGAGACGATCGCGGCGACCTCGGCGCCCCGCCAGGCGTAGGGGCACAGGTAGTCGACGTAGACGCGAACTGTCTCCGGCATGGACACATTACAGCCCGGGTTGTTGCCGAGAACGGGTAGTGCGAGCGACAGGCAGGCCGGTTGGAACGGCGGTTGTGCAGGCCTTCACGCCGCAACGGTGGAGTGATGTCCCCCCTACCGCGACGGCGGTCGGGATGTTACTGGCTGACTGCCTGCGACAGTTCGGGCAGCAGCTTGCGGAGCTGGAAGCGCACACGCCCGAGCGAGTTGGCGCCGTCCAACGTGAGTACGGCGACGTACTCCTTGCCGGCCGCCTCCAGCGGGGTCATCAGCACCGGTCCGTTCTCGTATTCGATCATCGTCTGCGTGACCCGCCCCTCTCCCAGCAGCCCGGCGAGCGCCTTGCTCGAGGAAAGGCTGCTGGCGATGGCGCCGCCGACGAACGAGAGGTCGGTCCCCTCGCTGGAGACCCCTTCCAGCACCATCCCGTCACTGTCCACCACGGCCGCGCTACGCACGCCACGGATCTCCAATACCTGCTGCAACAGCGGCTTCAGCTTCACGCTTCTCCTCTCAGCTCGAGCCTGAGTGGCTCCAGCGCGCTCTCCTGGATGAGCGGCGCGGCGTTGTGCGAGCTCTGCCTGTCGCTCACGATCGCAAGGTAGTAGCCGGAGACCGGGAAGATGTCGAGATTATGGCCCTCGAGTTCGACTCGTTGACCGCTCGGCTCGCCCAGCCCCAGCTCCCGGCAGGCACGACGGCTGGCGAAGGCGATCCCTGCCACCTCGGCCGCCAGTTTCTCGGCCCGCAGGCCGTAGCCGAACATCTCGACCGGCAGGCCGTCCTGGGTGAGGAGCAGAAGCGCCACCAGTCCGTCGGCCCCCAACAGGGGGCGGAGTGCTACCTTGAGGCTCATGCCAGAACCTGCGCCAGCCGCGCCCCCGCCTGGTCGGTATAGAGGCGAGCCTTGCCCAGGTTGCCTTCGGCCTCGAGGAGCATGAGGCAGAAGAGGTCGTTGCCGAGTAACCGCACGTAACCGACGCGCTCCTGGGAACCGAGGACCAGCTCACGGAGGTCGCCGCTCCTTAGGTGTGTCGACATCGCGCTCCTCGCCGACGCCAGTATGTTCGTAATCTCGGCGGCGGCAGCCGAGAGATCGGTTTCGTCGTTGCTGTACTGTTCTACGAGGAGGCCGTCCATTCCCGCTACGGCTGCCGCGACTGAGCCGTCGACCTGTTCCACCAGGTGAGCGAGAATCTCGTCCAGCTCGGTCATCTGGGGGAGTCTAGCACGGGCCCCTCAGCGGTGTCGTTCAAGTTTTCGCACCCGTGGAGGGCGTTTTCTCGTCTGCTATCTTGTTTGGGCATGAGCCAACTCCACATCCACGCGCGCTCCTCGGATGTCGCCCCGTTCGTGCTCCTCCCCGGCGATCCGAACCGCGCGACCTACATCGCCCACAACTTCTTCGACGAGCCTCGGCTCTACAACGAGAACCGCCAACTGCTCGGCTACACGGGCAGCTACAAGGGCGTGCCCGTGAGCGTGCAGGCTACCGGTATGGGGTGCCCCAGCCTCGCCATAGTCGTCGAGGAGCTCATCCGGTTGGGCGCCCGCACCCTCATCAGGGTGGGGACCGCCGGCATAGTCGCCAAGGAGGTGAGGCCGGGCGACCTCGTGATCGCGACCGCCGCCGCGGCTGCCGACGGCACGACCCGGCAGTATCTGGATGGGGCTCCCAGCGCTCCTCACGCGTCGTTCGAGGTGGTCGAGGCGCTGCGATCGGCAGCTGGCGCCGGTAGCGGCATCCACCTCGGCCCGATCAGGACCGAAGACGCCTTCTACGCGACCAGCAAGGAGGATGTCGCCAGGCTTCGCGAGCAGGGGCTGCTGGCCGTCGAGATGGAGGCCTCGGCGCTCTTCCTCCTCGGTCAGCTTCGCGGCGCCCGGTGCGGCTGCGTCCTGGCCGCCAGCAACGCCATCGGCGACTCCTCGTTCATCGATCCGGAAGTCCTGCGGCGTAGTGTCGGGCGGATGACCGAGGTGGCCCTCGACGCCTGCCTGAGACTGCACGCTAACGCCTGAGGGTGGCGCCCGCCGGGGCCGGCAGCCTCCGGCGGAGCTAGGAGGAAGACGATGAGAGTAGCGGTAATGGGATCCGGCACGATGGGCTCGGGTATCGCCCAGTCGTGCGCAGCGGCCGGTCATGAGGTCGTCCTCTTCGATGTAGCGCCGGCGGCTCTGGAACGAGCCCGCCGGTCGATGGCCGACAGCCTGAGCCGACTGGTGCGCAAGGAGAAGCTGAGCCAGCAGCAGGCAGACGAGACCCTCGCGCGGGTCAGCTGGTCGCAGGACCTCTCCGACTTCGCCGAAGCCGAGGTCCTGGTTGAAGCGGTGTTCGAGGAGATGGAGGTCAAGCGGAGCGCCTGGCAGCAGGCCAGCGAAGTGGTAGGAGCGCAGGCGCTGCTCGCCAGCAACACCTCTAGTCTGTCGATCACCGAGATCGCCGGGTTCAGCGGCAGCCCGGAACGCTTCTGCGGGATGCACTTCTTCAACCCGGTCCCACTCATGCCACTCGTCGAAGTGGTGAGGGCGTTAGGCACGAGTCCTCAAACGATCGAGCGCGCTCGTGCATTCGTCGAGGGAATCGGCAAGACGCCGATCGTGTGCGAAGACAAGCCGGGGTTCATCGTCAACCGGTTGCTGATCCCCTACATGAACGATGCCGTCCACGCCCTGAGCGAAGGGGTAGCGAGCGCCGAGGACATCGACCGGGCTATGAAGCTGGGCGCGAACATGCCCATCGGTCCGCTCGCGCTGGCCGACCTGGTGGGCCTCGACGTGTCTCTGGCAGCGGCAGAGAGCCTCCACCAGGAGTTCGGCGATCCCAAGTTCCGGGTCGCCCCCCTGCTGCGGCAGATGGTCCGCGCTGGCAAACTGGGTCGGAAGAGCGGCGCAGGGTTCTACCGTTACGACTGAGAACGACTACGACTGAGAACGACGGGTCGCACGGTAGTCTGGACCGTTCGGGCTGAGGCTACCTGGCGCCCGCACTCGGGCGCCGGAACCGGCGGGAAGGACCTCGACGAGGAAGGGAAGGCGGTAATCGCACATGGCCAAGGATGAAACGGGCGGCAACGGTGGCGCGG
Coding sequences:
- a CDS encoding Stp1/IreP family PP2C-type Ser/Thr phosphatase; this translates as MRLGQNVGHGSDVGRVRPLNEDYHRVLQFSLRGGPLTLLAVADGMGGAAAGEVASKLAMEVLDESFSRYVSELEMGKPMVSIERLTEKAIRLANRKVYNEATRESGRKGMGTTLTLAAVHDGNAVVGHVGDSRAYLVRDGRIHQLTVDHSWVEEQRKRGLLTDAEARTHEWRNLITRALGTRPEVEPDIIPFGVRSGDVLALCSDGLHGQVQPQEILAEIGRTSNRQSSVEYLIGLANQRGGPDNITLVIAEVP
- a CDS encoding protein kinase, whose amino-acid sequence is MLWVLLVITLLLVLWLLHAASWVKITIVALGALLVAGLLAVSGADRALAPVALFALALGLLVTGNQGTARKPRVAPRKRKDAARSKGKRSHRGSPGFDPMEVPGYEILEKVGSGGMASVYRARKLNGGQIVALKIPMEQYVADAKFIRRFHREAEVAQRLNHVNIVRTFEHGSLGIKHYMVMEFVKGRSLESYIETQELDAELSVDVMALVASALQHIHSAGIIHRDIKPANIMILEGGIRDGEEPRLAPDAVKLMDFGIAGGKVLSRLTMTGARIGTPVYMSPEQARGLKIDHRSDIYSLGLVFYEMLTGQTAFKGGYEAIVHQQIFQSPPPPRQLNLRVPKVLDDLVMKMIEKDPDDRPSLEEVQSALASADLSDEGIPELPSRIVLTVSTKQGVLRVLDPAGALHASLGDIGEGAGSFTAAPLSVSVDSAGNYYAAVFEYQLGQTEHRMIHKLAPDGTPLTSFGSYGMKQGEFLYPVSLSVAPDDTLYVLDAETHLIQRFDSQGNFLARFGGRGEGRGTFNDPRILVVGGDGAVYVLDYGNRQVQRLAPDGTYQTRWAFKQGGDQAGMRLLDGLTVDADGNLFISDASGAKIRKVSPDGKLVQSYNVDTVHGDSNENLLDLGVDDEGQLYAARRGGQSIRKYEPSGQLLATLETYAPVVQMIVDVRRVDESARGAQAATTSRS
- a CDS encoding roadblock/LC7 domain-containing protein — its product is MSLKVALRPLLGADGLVALLLLTQDGLPVEMFGYGLRAEKLAAEVAGIAFASRRACRELGLGEPSGQRVELEGHNLDIFPVSGYYLAIVSDRQSSHNAAPLIQESALEPLRLELRGEA
- a CDS encoding 3-hydroxybutyryl-CoA dehydrogenase; this encodes MRVAVMGSGTMGSGIAQSCAAAGHEVVLFDVAPAALERARRSMADSLSRLVRKEKLSQQQADETLARVSWSQDLSDFAEAEVLVEAVFEEMEVKRSAWQQASEVVGAQALLASNTSSLSITEIAGFSGSPERFCGMHFFNPVPLMPLVEVVRALGTSPQTIERARAFVEGIGKTPIVCEDKPGFIVNRLLIPYMNDAVHALSEGVASAEDIDRAMKLGANMPIGPLALADLVGLDVSLAAAESLHQEFGDPKFRVAPLLRQMVRAGKLGRKSGAGFYRYD
- a CDS encoding purine-nucleoside phosphorylase, whose protein sequence is MSQLHIHARSSDVAPFVLLPGDPNRATYIAHNFFDEPRLYNENRQLLGYTGSYKGVPVSVQATGMGCPSLAIVVEELIRLGARTLIRVGTAGIVAKEVRPGDLVIATAAAAADGTTRQYLDGAPSAPHASFEVVEALRSAAGAGSGIHLGPIRTEDAFYATSKEDVARLREQGLLAVEMEASALFLLGQLRGARCGCVLAASNAIGDSSFIDPEVLRRSVGRMTEVALDACLRLHANA
- a CDS encoding roadblock/LC7 domain-containing protein; this translates as MKLKPLLQQVLEIRGVRSAAVVDSDGMVLEGVSSEGTDLSFVGGAIASSLSSSKALAGLLGEGRVTQTMIEYENGPVLMTPLEAAGKEYVAVLTLDGANSLGRVRFQLRKLLPELSQAVSQ
- a CDS encoding roadblock/LC7 domain-containing protein — protein: MTELDEILAHLVEQVDGSVAAAVAGMDGLLVEQYSNDETDLSAAAAEITNILASARSAMSTHLRSGDLRELVLGSQERVGYVRLLGNDLFCLMLLEAEGNLGKARLYTDQAGARLAQVLA
- a CDS encoding DsbA family protein; translated protein: MPETVRVYVDYLCPYAWRGAEVAAIVSTEREIEFEWQHFSLMQARLQGNGWQLWNERLDPQDEYGCNGLLPFLASCAVRRQGAEKHGAFLLALLRARHRDHRPFDQQTIFSVAEQVGVHMACFESDLADPECRTQLAHEHYRAVALDVFGTPTFEFTGGHLAYLRIKELPGDRGEALRLFDDYRNLLERFPYLETVRRPRAKGN